ATGGGCCAAAGAAGCCATTTCAGGACTGCTGGGCAGAACTGAAATATTGTCCCAGTGCTGGGCAGGATGTGACCTGGGATCAGGGTGGAAATTCTAGATCCTGTACCTAACCCCAGATGGGCAGAGAGGCCTGAGTCCTACACATCAGGGCCTGGTGGGGCTGAGCCAGCCAATAGCTGGTTCCATCTGTGTTGGGTGCCATGGTGAGCTTCTCACCCACCCTAGCCCACTTAGAGAAATGACACAGTACAAAGACACCAGGCTGAGGGGCTGTGTGTGTCTTCATGCTTTAATTCAGAGCTGTCTGCTACAGGCACAACTCTGTCTGAACAAAAAGACAAAGGAGACTGAGAGTCAGGACCCCACCCCACAGCCCCCCTCCTGTGTCCCCTGTGAGAGTGCACGGTGGCCTGTTTGTGTTGTCGTCTAGTTCAGAGGGGACTGAGTTCCCTGGTGGAGGCCCCTCAATCTCCTTTGGCCCTAGAGCCTGGGATCTGCTGCTGCGCAGGTGGGAAGGGGTCTCAGTGAAAAGCTATGGATGCTACCTGCTTGAAGACATTGGTCACGAACTCTGCTCAAGGCTGCCTCTATTCAGAAGTCCTCACTGAGCCCTGACAGAGGGCTCCAGAACTAAGGAGCCACAATTTCAAGCCACTCCGCTCCGAGGGCTCAGTAGAGAAGGTAGTTCCTGGGTACACTTCCTCAAGACCTTGTCAGCTCTGACTGGAGGCAGGGGACAGGAGCACCCTAAACATTTCTGCTCCAGGAGCCAAGGGCAAGAGGGCAAATTGCAGCCTATGGGGGTGGCCAActggaaggaaaggggggagCTTTGGGAATGAGCATCTACGAGGGAGCCTGGCCCAGTCCCAACTTGCTCTCAGCCCCCTTCTCCACGACTGGAACCAGCAGGCTGCTGAAGTGTCTACCTCCAAGCCCACCTCCTGGCATCGCAGCCCCTTTTTGCAGATACGTGACTCTGAGCTTATATACACTTAGGAGCAGGGCCTGTACCCCAGCCTGCAGGGATCCAAGCTCACCCAAGGACTGGGTAATAATCTGCTCACTCCACTGGCAAGGAGCAGAGCCCTTCTGATAGGCAGAACTCCCAGAAGAGGACCCCTGCGAGGCGGGGCTAGGGTCGGAGCAGGAGccggagcaggagcaggagcgaGGACGGTCAGTTTCACTTACTGCCTCTACAGACCCGGGCACTTTGCAATGGCTTCTCCAGCAGCAGGAACAGAGTGGACCGCAGTTCTAACCCTGCCCAAGTTCACCAAAAACACGAGACACGACAAGAAGGCCCAGACAGCAAGACATGGAACAGAGAGGGGCtgtgaagttggactaaatgccaGTGGTGAAAAATATATGGATTTATGTTGTCAAATATAgttcatacatttattttctcagcAGAGCTTCGACTGTTGCTAAGGAGACATATGGAGCTCCAGGAGTGCACGGCGCAGGAGGCTGGGTCCGTAGCCAGTCCTGGCTTGGCTTTGGATCAGTTTTATCCCGTCTCTCCATGGCACCACCCCAGTGTCCTATGGGGCAGCCCCAGCGAGGCCTCAGGCATTTGGGTTTGGTTCAGCTGGGGTAGGGGTGCTCCACCAAGGACGGCTGGTCTGAGGCCTCAGCCAAGGTGGGGGAGTTTTGGAGGCACAAAGCGCGTGGCAGAGGGCTCTTGCCCTGAtggctaggctggctgcccaCTCCCAGTGCATGCAGGTGCCCTCGGGGGAGGGCACAGAGAGGAGGGGCAGAACTCATGAGTCAAGTAGTGGCCACTGGGGCAACGGTGAGGGCAAGCGACCTTAGCAGAGAACCAGAGAGGCTTCTAGGTCAGAGAGTGAGATGCAGGCTTCTACCAACTCCCCGGTGTGGGCCAGTCAGGTCTGAcctctctgggaagaagagggaagtgaggatCAGGGCATCTTCCCAGGCTGACTGGGCCTGGACCAGGAGCAGCCCAGGCAGGCTCCCACTGCCTGGCCACGCCCCTGATTAGGAAACATGCCCAGGGGACCCTGCTTTGGCATGGATAGGCAGATGCTGTGACTTCAGAACACCCTTCAGATTCCTCCAGATGGCCACCTTCCTCTGGAGACAGCTGGGTCAGATTCAGAAACCCTCATCCCAGAAAGCAAACCATTTGGGGGTTCTGGGTTGAGCAGGAAACCAAGACCCTAAGGGAACCAAGTGCAAACATAGGTAGGGCCAGGCCAAAGGGGCCTGGGGCAAGGGGCCCCTGACTTTTCCAAATCGCTGAGGTACCTCTAGGCTACAGATGAGATGACTCATCTCAGAAGGTAAAGGGCCCTAGAGCTGCTCGCCTTGCCTTCTCTGTGCTGACGGATTCACCCAATGGAAGCTGGGGCTTGGGGAAGCGCTCTCTCCAATCCATAATTAGTGTGTCAGGGGTAGCAATGGGCATTGGACAGCTCATGAAGATCAAACACACCCAGGAGCCAAGAGGAAAACGGACTGTGGGGGAAAGGcctggaggacagacagacagacacagaaccTACCCTGCCCTCTCCCCCTCCTGCCTGAGCTGGTCCTTCCAGCTGGATCGTACTTTTGCATCCCAGGACAAGGGAGGAGAGGCTGGAGCTTCAGTGGGACCCTGCTTGGAGtggttctctgcattttgagtcCTGGCTGCCTCCATTTGAGGAGCTAATACTGGTCCAGGAGCCAGAGGAGAGGGCAAGGGGTGGCCTGGGAGAGAAGACACAGACTGGGCTGGGTGCTGGAAAGGATGGTGCAAGGGAAAGGCAGGTCCCCAGATCAACACAGCCCAAGACTTTCTGAGCAGGGCCTGCCTTGTCTGAAGTCTGGGTGGACAGAGGGGCCAGAGGGGAGCTCTTACCAGTATCTCCCTCTTCAACTGGCCACCTTTACCTCTTCTCTCAGGCTTTGGGATTGCCTTCCTGAGGCCCTGACACTATGAACATCTGGGGTGGGGGCGCTATTCCAGACCTGAAAGTAAATTAAGAGGATGCCCATGGGGGCGTGAGGGCAGCAAATGGCATCCTACAATCAGTGGTCAGGCTGCCAAAAGCGGAGGGCTGGCAGCCACCTCAGAGCTGGGAGCCGCCCGCTGAGCTGGGGCTTGGCTGGCTGAGTGAGCGGCAGCTGATCCTACGGATGGAGTGCAAGGCCACTGTGCAGCAGCCCCGCAGCAAGGAGCTGATGTTGTAAATGGGCTGGCCCTGGCGCCGCTGGGAGCGGCAGAGCCAGGCCACCGTCGGCACAGCCGGCACTACCACAGCCAGCAGATCCACAATGTAGTGGCGGCTCCAGTAACTCTTGGGTTCCTTTTCAGTGgcagctgcctcctcctcctcttccacggGACACACCACACTCACTGGTAGTCCCGGGTTGGAGTTGGCTGCAGGCCGGTGTGTAGTTGGCCCACAGGTGATGGGCTCTGGGGCCTCAGGCTCGTCACCCACTGTCACCACCACTGCTGAGTTGGGGTCTCTGGGCCCTGAGGGGTGGGGATCCAGCTCTGAGTGCCTGTCCTTGGGGACTGTCCCACACACCTGAGCCTGGCCTACTTTCTCCAGGATGGTGTCCAGGTCAGGCTGGTACTGCACGAAGTCTGTCTGGATGGCCCGCTCCTGCATGCAGCTGGCTTGCACACCGGCCTCCATGCCGCACAGGAGCTTCTCGTAGGTGTTGCTGGCAGGGAAGCGAGGGCCCAGGTTGAAGGAGCTCTGCAGCGAGGCTTCCTCAAGGCCACAGTCCACTCCTGACGACAGCAGGCTGCTGGCCTCCAGGGCATCCGTCCGACTCAGTGTGTCGTCAGCAGCCACAAATCCACTGTCAGCTCCATCCTCAGCAGAGGTGCTGGAGGGATCCCCTGGCTGGCGGTCACCACAGACAGCTGGGTCACTCAGCTTGGTGTAGGTGGAACTGCGGGTGAGGGAGCGTGCCGGGGACCCACCAGCCGACTCCCCTGTTCCTTCCTCCTTGGCTATTCCATTCTGGGCTACTTCCATGCTGTGCAGCAGCGTCTCTAGCTTCTTGTTCTGGATATTGATATCCACGAAGTATTTCTGTAGCCCTTTGTCCTTGTCAATCAGGTTGTTCTTGACGGTGTCGATGACCTGCTTGAGCTGCCGGATCTCCTTGCGGGCCTCTTTCAGAGCCAACTGGGCTTCCACACGGTGGCACTCCTCCTCAATCCAGTCCTCCTGCATGCGAGACAGCTGAGTCTTCAGGTCATCGATCTCCGTGTCCCTGTGAGCAAAGGAAACACGCTAGCTCTATAGCCTGGCCTCCTGACCTGTCATTGCTGCCATAGAGAGACAAGGGGATGTCACCACACACAGATGGCCTTCGAGTGGGGTGGCTCAAAGCTAGAGACAAAAGTGGGAAGATGTAAtgcctcttcttccttttatcctactgggaggaggaagggtgggtaGAGCCAGGGGCCGAGGCAGGAGAGACTCCCTTGAGAGCGAGGAGAAATGGCAGGAGGAGACACATCCCTATCTCAGCACTAAGTCTAGCCTTCACATCATCGCCTCCAGGAGAGACTACACAGATCCTTAATTACGAGCCCACTgctataaaaatgtaataaacccTTAATGCGAAGCGGCAAACACAAGAGAGGGATGTGGTTTCCTAGTGAAGCAGCTTGTGAGTGTTTTAAGAGGACAGACGTTTGTCCCCAGACTCCCAGGGAGGGGGTGGTGACGTGAGAGAAATGACCACCTTTGGTGTTGGTGGGGGAGCCCATGATTTTACAGTTTCCTCTTGCAGAATGCCCAGAAGTGAaaagagttggaggagggggaggactgGGTGGCTCTCCTGTTTGCATGCTAGAAGCTTCTTATATTTTACTGTCAAGagtggaggctgaagagatggatgaGAAATGCAGATACCAGGAGAAGAGCCGTGCCAGCGAGCGGAACAGCAGCAAGACTCCcacccagagaggctaaggccTTTCAAGTCCCAAGTTACAGCTGGATCTGGGGGTGCTGAAGAGGGAGGTGATTAGTGAAACCTGCCACAGTGGCTAAGGGGAAACCAGGGTGACACTCGGAAGCAGGACACTCACGGGGAGGGGGGCTTACCACTCATTCCTTACCAGGACCTTCTTCACCATGAGCTCCACATCTCTCCCAGAAGCCTGGTTTAATGAACAAACTACCAATGCTACCACTGGGGGGCTGTGAGCCTAGCAGAGTGACTGTACCACACAGGGAACCACAGATTTTCCAAAGTTAGACTAGCAGTCCCATTCGGGAATAGGCTCCAAGGGTCAAGCAATATCCTCTAGGAGGGTCTGACCACTCCACATAGTGTAATTCAGCAGTGGGCTAGGGGAGGGCAGTGAACTGGAGCTACCTGAGTGGCAAGAGCAGGCAGGTAACAAGCATGGGGTCCTTgatctcccttctcttcctcagcGTGGAATATCTGCTTCCTACTTGTGCCTGCCCTGGGAGGAATTGGGCATGCTCAGCTTAGCCACCCCTGTGCTTCTCTTCCTGGAGCCAGCTAGACCTCGGGGACAATGGCTCCCCAGTCCTGAGCTGGACTGAGGCTATAGGAATAATATTTGAACCGCACCTTAAAAGAAGGGGCCAGCGAGGATGCAAGACAGAAGAAACGGCACCTCAAACTGTGGGGAACAGCGTCCACAAACACGGAGGCGGCTGTCAAAGGGAGGTTAGCACAGAAAGTATGTCTGGCTATTAACTAATACCTGGAGGGTGTGCGGAGAAAGGCCGTATGCCAAGGACAGGCCTGCTGTGGGACCTTTCAAGGGTAACAGAGTGGCTGGGGACATTCTGCCAAACACAGGTAGATGGCCTATATGCCACTGCTGGCTGGTCCAGAGAAGAAGCTAGGGGCGGGGCTTCTGGCTCCTCATGGACATCAGTACAAAAGGGCAATCAGACCCTGGGCATCACTGGGAAGAGGGCAGGAACCCGAAAAGGGAACCTTAGTTCAAGGATGGTGGAGCCTGTAGACCAACCCAACCTCTGATACCACAACCAAGCCTGACTGGACTGGTAGAGGCTGGTCATGCatgctgtactatatcctgcccAGTGATTGATAAGGACAGGAAGTCTGGTGGGTGCCAGGATGACTGGAGAGGATGGGGAATGACTGCTAATGGGAACAGGGTGGTAAAAAGAGTTATCCGAGCACAGAAATTGTGGGACTGGCCAATCAATAACTGGCCCAGGTTGAGACCCATACTttgtatagtgatatttcatttgtattttaataaataaaatgtgtctgaagatcagagagtaaaagagcccCACTGGTcatccttacagaccagacagtggtgacacacacctttaatcccagcagccacactagtttgccatagaaactgggaggtGTGCGCCTCTattcccagtggtgcatgcctttaatctcagccctagagaggaatataaaacaggaggagacagctcagaaaggcagtctcattctgaaattcctggaggcaggattgccattttggactgaggtagacgtggctggctgctttgcttttctggtcttaaGGTCgaaccccaatttctatctctgagtttttattaattgtgcttcatctATGACAGGGAGCTCACCCctgagggccaggacccagagacttaggatagaaccaaacatgactggggAAGTAAATGACATGATGCCTAAGGATACTCTACTGTACTCATATATCAGTGCCCAGCCCAACCGCCATCAGAGAGGCTGCGCtcgcaactgatggaaacagacggagagatccacagccaaacattaggaagAACTTgggaaatcctgcagaagagggggaggaaggattggagGAGCCGGTGGGgtcaagggcaccacaagaaaacccgcAGAACCTACTAACCTGGGCTCAGAGGGACTCACAgggactgaactgacaaccagggagcctgcatgggactgaccttgGCCCTCTATTCAGAGGCCCACCGCT
The Microtus pennsylvanicus isolate mMicPen1 chromosome 2, mMicPen1.hap1, whole genome shotgun sequence DNA segment above includes these coding regions:
- the Snph gene encoding syntaphilin isoform X2; the protein is MPGSGPSERMTWPGPALPTPPTTRPLSSAPGTPSIPPLTRTRSLMAMSLPGSRRASAGSRRRTSPPVSVRDAYGTSSLSSSSNSGSCKGSDSSPTPRRSMKYTLCSDNHGIKPPTPEQYLTPLQQKEVCIRHLRARLKDTQDRLQDRDTEIDDLKTQLSRMQEDWIEEECHRVEAQLALKEARKEIRQLKQVIDTVKNNLIDKDKGLQKYFVDINIQNKKLETLLHSMEVAQNGIAKEEGTGESAGGSPARSLTRSSTYTKLSDPAVCGDRQPGDPSSTSAEDGADSGFVAADDTLSRTDALEASSLLSSGVDCGLEEASLQSSFNLGPRFPASNTYEKLLCGMEAGVQASCMQERAIQTDFVQYQPDLDTILEKVGQAQVCGTVPKDRHSELDPHPSGPRDPNSAVVVTVGDEPEAPEPITCGPTTHRPAANSNPGLPVSVVCPVEEEEEAAATEKEPKSYWSRHYIVDLLAVVVPAVPTVAWLCRSQRRQGQPIYNISSLLRGCCTVALHSIRRISCRSLSQPSPSSAGGSQL
- the Snph gene encoding syntaphilin isoform X1, with the protein product MPGSGPSERMTWPGPALPTPPTTRPLSSAPGTPSIPPLTRTRSLMAMSLPGSRRASAGSRSGGTLGRSGLAVFAQCPQLPASQNEQLPLLPASRRTSPPVSVRDAYGTSSLSSSSNSGSCKGSDSSPTPRRSMKYTLCSDNHGIKPPTPEQYLTPLQQKEVCIRHLRARLKDTQDRLQDRDTEIDDLKTQLSRMQEDWIEEECHRVEAQLALKEARKEIRQLKQVIDTVKNNLIDKDKGLQKYFVDINIQNKKLETLLHSMEVAQNGIAKEEGTGESAGGSPARSLTRSSTYTKLSDPAVCGDRQPGDPSSTSAEDGADSGFVAADDTLSRTDALEASSLLSSGVDCGLEEASLQSSFNLGPRFPASNTYEKLLCGMEAGVQASCMQERAIQTDFVQYQPDLDTILEKVGQAQVCGTVPKDRHSELDPHPSGPRDPNSAVVVTVGDEPEAPEPITCGPTTHRPAANSNPGLPVSVVCPVEEEEEAAATEKEPKSYWSRHYIVDLLAVVVPAVPTVAWLCRSQRRQGQPIYNISSLLRGCCTVALHSIRRISCRSLSQPSPSSAGGSQL
- the Snph gene encoding syntaphilin isoform X4, encoding MPGSGPSERMTWPGPALPTPPTTRPLSSAPGTPSIPPLTRTRSLMAMSLPGSRRASAGSRRRSMKYTLCSDNHGIKPPTPEQYLTPLQQKEVCIRHLRARLKDTQDRLQDRDTEIDDLKTQLSRMQEDWIEEECHRVEAQLALKEARKEIRQLKQVIDTVKNNLIDKDKGLQKYFVDINIQNKKLETLLHSMEVAQNGIAKEEGTGESAGGSPARSLTRSSTYTKLSDPAVCGDRQPGDPSSTSAEDGADSGFVAADDTLSRTDALEASSLLSSGVDCGLEEASLQSSFNLGPRFPASNTYEKLLCGMEAGVQASCMQERAIQTDFVQYQPDLDTILEKVGQAQVCGTVPKDRHSELDPHPSGPRDPNSAVVVTVGDEPEAPEPITCGPTTHRPAANSNPGLPVSVVCPVEEEEEAAATEKEPKSYWSRHYIVDLLAVVVPAVPTVAWLCRSQRRQGQPIYNISSLLRGCCTVALHSIRRISCRSLSQPSPSSAGGSQL
- the Snph gene encoding syntaphilin isoform X6, which encodes MAMSLPGSRRASAGSRRRSMKYTLCSDNHGIKPPTPEQYLTPLQQKEVCIRHLRARLKDTQDRLQDRDTEIDDLKTQLSRMQEDWIEEECHRVEAQLALKEARKEIRQLKQVIDTVKNNLIDKDKGLQKYFVDINIQNKKLETLLHSMEVAQNGIAKEEGTGESAGGSPARSLTRSSTYTKLSDPAVCGDRQPGDPSSTSAEDGADSGFVAADDTLSRTDALEASSLLSSGVDCGLEEASLQSSFNLGPRFPASNTYEKLLCGMEAGVQASCMQERAIQTDFVQYQPDLDTILEKVGQAQVCGTVPKDRHSELDPHPSGPRDPNSAVVVTVGDEPEAPEPITCGPTTHRPAANSNPGLPVSVVCPVEEEEEAAATEKEPKSYWSRHYIVDLLAVVVPAVPTVAWLCRSQRRQGQPIYNISSLLRGCCTVALHSIRRISCRSLSQPSPSSAGGSQL
- the Snph gene encoding syntaphilin isoform X3 codes for the protein MAMSLPGSRRASAGSRSGGTLGRSGLAVFAQCPQLPASQNEQLPLLPASRRTSPPVSVRDAYGTSSLSSSSNSGSCKGSDSSPTPRRSMKYTLCSDNHGIKPPTPEQYLTPLQQKEVCIRHLRARLKDTQDRLQDRDTEIDDLKTQLSRMQEDWIEEECHRVEAQLALKEARKEIRQLKQVIDTVKNNLIDKDKGLQKYFVDINIQNKKLETLLHSMEVAQNGIAKEEGTGESAGGSPARSLTRSSTYTKLSDPAVCGDRQPGDPSSTSAEDGADSGFVAADDTLSRTDALEASSLLSSGVDCGLEEASLQSSFNLGPRFPASNTYEKLLCGMEAGVQASCMQERAIQTDFVQYQPDLDTILEKVGQAQVCGTVPKDRHSELDPHPSGPRDPNSAVVVTVGDEPEAPEPITCGPTTHRPAANSNPGLPVSVVCPVEEEEEAAATEKEPKSYWSRHYIVDLLAVVVPAVPTVAWLCRSQRRQGQPIYNISSLLRGCCTVALHSIRRISCRSLSQPSPSSAGGSQL
- the Snph gene encoding syntaphilin isoform X5; the protein is MAMSLPGSRRASAGSRRRTSPPVSVRDAYGTSSLSSSSNSGSCKGSDSSPTPRRSMKYTLCSDNHGIKPPTPEQYLTPLQQKEVCIRHLRARLKDTQDRLQDRDTEIDDLKTQLSRMQEDWIEEECHRVEAQLALKEARKEIRQLKQVIDTVKNNLIDKDKGLQKYFVDINIQNKKLETLLHSMEVAQNGIAKEEGTGESAGGSPARSLTRSSTYTKLSDPAVCGDRQPGDPSSTSAEDGADSGFVAADDTLSRTDALEASSLLSSGVDCGLEEASLQSSFNLGPRFPASNTYEKLLCGMEAGVQASCMQERAIQTDFVQYQPDLDTILEKVGQAQVCGTVPKDRHSELDPHPSGPRDPNSAVVVTVGDEPEAPEPITCGPTTHRPAANSNPGLPVSVVCPVEEEEEAAATEKEPKSYWSRHYIVDLLAVVVPAVPTVAWLCRSQRRQGQPIYNISSLLRGCCTVALHSIRRISCRSLSQPSPSSAGGSQL